The following are encoded together in the Streptomyces sp. NBC_01465 genome:
- a CDS encoding ScbR family autoregulator-binding transcription factor, whose protein sequence is MARPQQDRAVKTRAALVRAAAEEFDLHGYSGTSTTKIVKRASSTMGALYFHFDSKDDLARAVMAEQAADLPELAPGSGLQHLIDLTLALARELQRNVLFRAGVQLAVEQGAFGLQDDAAYQLWISNFKDELIAAQALGELRAGVDPASFARVLVGSYSGTQLLSQISSGRTDLPERIAELWSYFLPAVAAPEIIDGLDVTGSTPESAG, encoded by the coding sequence ATGGCACGCCCGCAGCAGGACCGTGCGGTAAAGACGAGGGCGGCACTCGTCAGGGCCGCCGCAGAGGAGTTTGACCTGCACGGATACTCGGGAACGAGTACAACCAAGATCGTGAAGCGGGCCAGTTCCACTATGGGAGCTCTTTACTTTCACTTTGACTCCAAGGACGACCTGGCCCGCGCCGTCATGGCGGAACAGGCGGCCGACCTCCCGGAGTTGGCACCCGGGAGCGGGCTGCAGCACCTCATCGACCTCACCCTCGCCCTGGCGCGGGAGCTGCAGCGAAACGTCCTGTTCCGTGCCGGTGTGCAACTGGCCGTCGAGCAGGGCGCCTTCGGGCTGCAGGACGATGCCGCCTACCAGCTGTGGATCAGCAACTTCAAGGACGAGCTCATCGCCGCCCAGGCGCTCGGTGAGCTGCGCGCGGGCGTGGACCCCGCGAGTTTCGCCCGCGTCCTCGTCGGCTCCTACAGCGGAACGCAGCTGTTGTCCCAGATCAGTTCGGGGCGCACGGATCTGCCGGAGCGCATCGCGGAGCTGTGGTCGTACTTCCTGCCCGCCGTTGCCGCGCCGGAGATCATCGATGGCCTGGACGTCACGGGCAGTACGCCGGAGTCGGCCGGATGA
- a CDS encoding ScbA/BarX family gamma-butyrolactone biosynthesis protein, protein MTATTVETARPESPLKAVIASPSPLLMAIPRQYVHKAAQAEVLLCGWQENGEDSFVAPAQWPRSHSFYTPAHGLYDPMLFAESVRQAIPLVSHVGYGAPMDHRQIWDYFRCTVSPEALLYGRLPADSDLHLTGVDVVRRAGRLGGMTLRATAMRGTQRMGVTETRFANQAPAIYRRLRGPRCDAARAMDQAVPLPAPIAPDQAGRINPQDVVLAPGRSDRHWQLRVDVAHPVLFDHAVDHIPGMVLLEAARQAAHSTLHPRQTVMTGIDAKFTRFVEFDAPCWIEAEPAAASAPGHETVRITARQGDQVPFTATVTSLVVPR, encoded by the coding sequence GTGACTGCCACCACCGTTGAAACCGCTCGTCCCGAGTCTCCCCTCAAGGCAGTCATCGCCTCGCCGTCCCCGCTGCTGATGGCCATCCCTCGCCAGTACGTGCACAAGGCCGCCCAGGCCGAAGTCCTGCTCTGCGGCTGGCAGGAGAACGGCGAGGACTCCTTCGTCGCTCCTGCCCAATGGCCGCGGTCGCACAGTTTCTACACCCCGGCGCACGGCCTGTACGACCCGATGCTCTTCGCCGAGAGTGTCCGCCAGGCCATCCCGCTGGTCAGCCACGTCGGCTACGGGGCACCCATGGACCACCGTCAGATATGGGACTACTTCCGCTGCACGGTCTCCCCCGAAGCGCTTCTCTACGGAAGGCTGCCCGCGGACTCCGACTTGCACCTGACGGGCGTCGATGTGGTCCGGCGCGCAGGGCGCCTCGGCGGTATGACGCTGCGGGCCACGGCGATGCGGGGCACGCAGCGCATGGGGGTCACCGAGACCCGGTTCGCCAACCAGGCTCCCGCGATCTACCGGCGACTGCGCGGTCCGCGCTGCGACGCCGCCCGCGCGATGGACCAGGCCGTCCCGCTGCCGGCGCCGATCGCCCCCGATCAGGCAGGCCGGATCAACCCGCAGGACGTCGTGCTCGCGCCGGGGAGATCGGACCGCCACTGGCAGCTGCGCGTCGACGTGGCGCACCCCGTCCTGTTCGACCACGCGGTCGACCACATCCCCGGCATGGTGCTCCTGGAGGCGGCCCGGCAGGCGGCCCACTCCACGCTGCACCCCCGGCAGACCGTCATGACCGGCATCGACGCCAAGTTCACGCGCTTCGTCGAGTTCGACGCCCCGTGCTGGATCGAGGCCGAGCCGGCCGCCGCCTCCGCGCCCGGCCACGAGACCGTGCGCATCACCGCCCGTCAGGGCGACCAGGTGCCGTTCACCGCGACAGTGACCTCGCTGGTCGTCCCGCGCTGA